A region of the Stigmatopora nigra isolate UIUO_SnigA chromosome 10, RoL_Snig_1.1, whole genome shotgun sequence genome:
CGTGGTTTCaattaaaagcaaaaagaagGCACAGAACGAACCGTGGTTTCaattaaaagcaaaaagaagGCACATACCTCCAGGGTGAACCAGCAGGTGCTGAACGCTTCCAAGGCGTCCATGGCGGGATCCCGCAGCACCTTCCCGTTGCCATCCAGCGTCTGCGAGGCCAAAGGACGACCGTCAAAAGCCTGTGCGCTCAGTTCTCCACCACCAGGAGGCACACCTGGTACTCTGGCACGCTCTCCACGCAGGTGGCGGCCAGTGAGGCCACCAGGACGCCCACGGCGACCACGCTGAACACTTTGCCGGGAAGCGAGTAGCCGGGGTTCTCCAGCGTCAGCCACAGACGTTGGCGAGCGGCGCCGCAACGCAGGCGGGCCAGGTGGCGCAGCTCCCTGACAAAAGATGGCGGCCGTAAGAGCGCCGCGTCACGTGAAAAGTGAAAGAGCGGGACTTCTCACTCGCGCAGCCGTCGGACGTCGGCGCCTAAAGCGTCGGCGCCGCCCAGCCGCTCCTGgttgtcgtcatcgtcgtccCAGCTGGCCCGGCGCCGGCTCCCCAGCTTGCGCTCGTGGTAGCGAAAACGGCAGCAGGAGTCCAGAAAGAAGTCGCCGATGCCCCAGTACTCCATCTCCTGGCTGCGATGGGAAGTGTTAGCgctggggtgtccaaacttttgccCACTTGTCAATCTCATTGCACATGCCCCGAACAAGAATCGAAGAGAGATGCTTTTGGCCCCAAACAATCCTACTACTTACTGAGGGGTCAAAGTTCGGAAAATcggactacagtaatccctcaaatttcgcggttaatgtagaccagaaatTGCCGGGATCATGGAAAAATCACCAAGTAGGGTCAcgcctattataacttttttttttccgggttcTAGTTGCAAAAGTGGCTCCTCCTTATGactttcagcatggattttcatatttttatgaataattaaattcaaacgagggattactgtcatGGGCACCTGAAGGAGAAAACGCAGTGCTGCTCCGTGACGTGAAGTTTTCCCGTCCGGTAGAAGTGAAGCACGTAACGGAACAGGCTGGGATTGCGGTCAAAGTAAAACTCCTGATGCTGCGCGTCGTAGTCGTCGCACACCTGCAGGGGGCGCCACTTAGTTTCTCGATATTTGGGAATCTTTCCAACGCTACCGACCTGTAGTACGTCCTCTTCCGAATGGCAATCCAACAGTTTTCCCAACCTGGTGTCCGGGAATTTGGTGAGGGTGCCGCAGCGGAGAGTGCGCTTTAGCCCGCCCACGTTTACGCGCACCAGACTCTCGCGCGCCCCCTGGCGACGCTTCGTCACCATGCTCGCTTATCATGGGAAGAAAAATAATCGCCCAAAATATCGTTAAGATGACGCTAATTGTTGTACGCGTGATTGTAAGCGTCACACAAAGTGTAAACTTGTCTAAACATCATACAAAATACGATTACTataaaatgggaaatatttcagGAAACATTGTAAACTTGTCCACaaattatgtaaacaaaacttcatCAACATTCTAATCTATGTACATTGTATTCTTCTTGATGTTTTTTAGGTATGACACAGTTAATCCGAAACAATGTTCTCACCTTTTGCCAAATGTGTCCTGACGTCACGCTCTGCTCACCTGGCCAAGTCTAAAAATGACGCAACGTTTTTAAATGATGAGAAGTCAATCAAACGTGCACCCTGCTGCTCGTCTGCTGTGTATGTGTCTGCTCTTTTCTACTTGGGACTCTTCGGCTTTTTCCGGCACTTTCCGGAGGGGGCCGAGATTCCACGTGACCCAGTGACCGTTCAGtgcactttttaaaacatgcttatttatttatttttatcctaATGGTCTTCTCGTGTGAATTGCGTTTACATGATCGTAAAAAGTCAATGCCATAATTTTAAAGTTAAGTAACGAAGGCTCGTGACTAAAGCCCATATTTGTCATTTCACAAGTCATGATGTCAACCtggaattatatttttttaaaataaaatacgcATTCGTGCATGCATTTATAGAggtttatattaaattttcagcATAACATGCGGTGTTCGTGACGTCGGTCGAAGTTGTGGGCATGCGTGTGTCCGTCTATTGGCAACTGAGAGACCGCATAAATATTGCATGTAGGCGGCCATTTTAAAGCAGTGCACTTCGCATGCAGGGTCTATTGCAGCAAACTTAAGTTGAGTGATTTTCTCCACCAAAATTGCCCCAACTTGGCAATATTTTTGATGGTTTGTCCAAAGATTATGTTCATGATAAACCGTAATCAGAAAAAACTAGGATTCAGAGTAGTTAAAGGCACGATGCACCTTTCAAATAGCTCTGGCACAAAATGGCCGAGGAGCCATAACAGTGGTCCTCGTTCGCTCACCAGACTGATACACGGAAGTCATGACATCACCTCCGTTTTGGATATTCATGAGATTTCGCGGGCTTCGTGTACACCGTGACCACGTCTGGCGCGAAAGTCAGGAGTTCTCAGGCAGTCTTCTCCAAGCAACCCAGCCGACGCCACATCACGAACAATGGCGGTGAGTTTTCTTGCCGTCTTTGCTACTCGCTTTGGTCACAGGGGCTTGATATATGTTGACTTTGTCGACCTGTCATGACAACATTTGTTGGCCTGCGGAGTTAAGTCGAGTTAGAAAGTAGCCGTCACGACAAAGGCGTAAACATTGTTAGCGCATGGTCCGGTCAGCAAATACAACTCAAGGTGTCCTTTTTCTCAGTACGAATTCCAGTACGAACCTAGCTTATACTCAGAATAATGAGTTGGAAAAAGTATGACAGCGTTGTAATATTTCGGTCGTTTAAACACCTGACAGACGAACTTGTCATTTTAGCCAAACCCATGAATCGATAGATATGTCACCAAGAATTCCTATCTATTTTCGGGCACTTGAATGTTACTTTCCTTTGATCACAGCGCACGCGCAGTTGGGTTTCGgtaattcttttattttgttcaacTAAGTATACTTGTTTATATAGACttgatttgttatttttactagACACAATGACTGCCAATAGAGAAATTGAGTTCAGCAAAGAGATACATTAAAAGTGTGGGTTTTATTTATGTTGGGTCAAATTTGACTCTTTTATTCTGTATTATTGAAAATGTGTTCAGGATTCGTCCGAGTCGCAACCCTTGGCCAGCAGCCCCGAACCCGTGTCTAGGAGGGGTGACCTGACCTCCAGTCCC
Encoded here:
- the LOC144203041 gene encoding delayed-rectifier potassium channel regulatory subunit KCNS1 isoform X6, with the protein product MVTKRRQGARESLVRVNVGGLKRTLRCGTLTKFPDTRLGKLLDCHSEEDVLQVCDDYDAQHQEFYFDRNPSLFRYVLHFYRTGKLHVTEQHCVFSFSQEMEYWGIGDFFLDSCCRFRYHERKLGSRRRASWDDDDDNQERLGGADALGADVRRLREELRHLARLRCGAARQRLWLTLENPGYSLPGKVFSVVAVGVLVASLAATCVESVPEYQTLDGNGKVLRDPAMDALEAFSTCWFTLEVALRFLSSPDRKHFFLQPLNAIDAASVLPVYVTLLCDWTLGDLSKRGLTGHVLQVFRLSRVFRVLKLTRHSTGLRSLGATLRHSYREVGILLLYLAVGVSVFSGMAYTAEYQEAEGLDTIPACWWWGTVSMTTVGYGDAVPVTAGGKLAAGGCILGGSLLVALPITLIFNKFSHFYRRQLALEASVRNRGDGGDGHRGGAVNRGYLEDGSAHSPRP
- the LOC144203041 gene encoding delayed-rectifier potassium channel regulatory subunit KCNS1 isoform X5 — translated: MVTKRRQGARESLVRVNVGGLKRTLRCGTLTKFPDTRLGKLLDCHSEEDVLQVCDDYDAQHQEFYFDRNPSLFRYVLHFYRTGKLHVTEQHCVFSFSQEMEYWGIGDFFLDSCCRFRYHERKLGSRRRASWDDDDDNQERLGGADALGADVRRLREELRHLARLRCGAARQRLWLTLENPGYSLPGKVFSVVAVGVLVASLAATCVESVPEYQTLDGNGKVLRDPAMDALEAFSTCWFTLEVALRFLSSPDRKHFFLQPLNAIDAASVLPVYVTLLCDWTLGDLSKRGLTGHVLQVFRLSRVFRVLKLTRHSTGLRSLGATLRHSYREVGILLLYLAVGVSVFSGMAYTAEYQETIFPCFQAEGLDTIPACWWWGTVSMTTVGYGDAVPVTAGGKLAAGGCILGGSLLVALPITLIFNKFSHFYRRQLALEASVRNRGDGGDGHRGGAVNRGYLEDGSAHSPRP